The Cervus canadensis isolate Bull #8, Minnesota chromosome 13, ASM1932006v1, whole genome shotgun sequence genomic interval TGCTCCAGGAGAAAATTGGGTCCTGAAAGGTTTGAAAAGATGCTTTGTTTCCATATAATTTATTCAGAGGCAGAAACTTTCACAGTGTTAGTGAGTTTGCACATTTCAAGTGCACGGTTGCCCCCAGGGCCCATTCGATGCTTGACTGTAGTTATAAATCCCCTCTACGCAGTGTAGGCTTTGCCGCTCTGCGTCCAGGATGGAAAAAGAACAATACGTACGTATTTCTTGGAAGAGAGGTCAATTCAGAGAtgtttttattcctctttcaCCTGGGGATTAAATTCATCCTTCAAAACACCTCAAATAGTATCTCCTCTGAAACTTTTTACAACTCCCAGCTGTCCCTTCTGTGCCTATACAGCTCTGTTTCAtccattcagcaagtatttactgagcacttatttgCGAGGCACCGTCCTTTGTTCTCGGGATATAGGTTTGGAAAAGGTCACATAATCTAGCATTATCACGTTGCTATGAAATTCCGTGGTTATGTGTCCTTTACACCCCACCCTCTCTCCTGATTACGTGAGTACTTTGCTATTTTGAAGGCAGGAATGGAGTCCTtttggtatgtgtgtgtctaGGGCCTGAACCGGAATCTGAATGACACACGTTGGTCTTCATTCCTCCTCCTTATACCGCCACCACCTCCTGAAGGTAGCAATTGCCCTCTGCCCAGATGCTGACCTCATACTGCGCTTTCTGATGTGGCCAATGGACGTTTTCAAGTTACAGTCTCTTGGTGGTGGAAAAGCCCCTTAACCTCAATGAGTCAATGTTTGCTGCAGCCGAGTCTATAGTCACGAGTACTTATTTGTCTTTAACTGGTTATTTGACTCACAGGCCATTCTTGGCATTCGTCTGCATTCCGAACTATGATTCTTGTTTCTCCCGGCGTAGTTTGGAAGCCCCAATTTAATAATTTCCGAACTAAATGCAAGGTTACATTCCAACGGCTTCGATTCAGGAACTCCTTCCCCCGCCCTCTTCCCTTGAGCATATATGCTTCCGACGCGGAGGGTACCTCACTAGCCCTACAGGTGGCAAGACCAGTCGTACTTTGGGAATACGGATAAACCttcatcctctgcctcctgacGAGGAAGTGGCAGGAGTTAGTTGTCTCTTTAAGAGCGTGCTAGAACAGAAGCCGAAGAGTATCGCGAGAACCGTACAACCAACGACTTCTCGCGATGTTTACACCGGCAAAGGGTGGCCATTTTGGAGTCCACCCGGCGGCTGGTTGCCCCGGCGGCGTCTGCCAGCCTGCTGCCGGGACCAAAGCTGGCCCCACCGGTGTCTGCCCTGTGGGCGGCCGCACCAACGCGATGTGGCGGCTCCGCTGCAAGGCCAAGGAGGGCACCCATGTTTTGCAGGGGTTGTCCAGCCGGACCCGGGTGCGGGAACTCCAGGGCCAGATTGCCGCCATCACCGGGATCTCCCCCGGCTGTCAGCGAATCCTCGTCGGATACCCGCCCGAGTGCCTGGATCTCAGTAACGGGGATACCATACTGGGGGATTTGCCCATCCAGTCAGGTACGGGAATCGAGGCTGGGCCAGGCAAGGTCCTGGGAGGACCTAGAGGGGCAGAAAGAACGGACGCTGTCAGGGCCAGGTCTCTAGGGGTCGGCTTGGGGGACGAGAATAGGAGAAATTAAAGAACCGAGAATTCTGACGGAGGCCAGGACTAGTGTCCAGCAACTCCCTGACTTCACATATAGTTTGAAAGAGACAGGGAGGGCCTGATCTCTATGAGAAGCTCAAAAACCGTGGAGTCCTCTTTCCTGGCTGCTTTCTGGTCTGCCTTGAAAACATCTCATTCATTTTGTTTCCCTCTGCGTCcacagaagtatttttaaaatgcgaTGTTTTCTCTGTCCTGATTGTTCTTTTTCCCTGTatcagtgaaagaagacagtatGTCTGAAGAATgtaagatacttttttttttctttcctggttcaTTTTTACAATCGCCTTCATTGGTACTTTCTCTGACAGTTGTACTCATTTTAGAGTTTGCTTTGACACATCCACTGAAGGCGCTTTCAAGTTCTAGACGAAAGCAGTTATTTCTGTCCAATATTAAAACTTGAACAGCAATATTGGTATTTAAAAGCTTTCCTCTGTAGCCTCAAGGATCCTGTAAACACTTGAACAGGGTAGATATGATATTTCAGATCGAGAGCACCCCCTAGTGGCCGAGTCCTTCGTAAACACCTTTTGGAAGTGCTTTTAAACTGCAGAGAGAGCAAGGATAAGAAAATTTTGTTCTTGAAATGTATCTTTTTAGGTAAGTATAAAAGTGTATAACTCAGGCCTCTTTACTAAATGAGGTACAATGTCTTTCTCTTTGTTCCGTTTTCATCTTTATGAAGATTCAGGGAACAAGAACTATTGCTGATCACATGTTTGCAAAGTTGTATTCTCTCTAGTAACCCCAGTTTATACTTTAACTCCCCCTGTTTGTAATTTACAGACTTGGTTAGTGAACACCCagttttcgctttcatgcattggagaaggaaatggcaacccactccagtgttcttgcctggagaatcccagggacgggggagcctggtgggctgctgtctatggggtcacacagagtcagacacgactgaagcgacttagcagtagcagtagcagtttCATCTATACTTTCTCTGCAGTTctaaatttgctttgtttttgacaGGTGACATGCTGATCGTTGAAGAAGACCAAAGTAGGCCCAAAACGTCACCTACATTTACAAAATATGGTGCTCCTAGTTACGTCAGGGAAACTTTGCCTGTACTTACCAGGATGGCGGTCCCAGCAGACAACTCTTGTCTCTTTACCAGTGTGTACTATGTTGTTGAAGGAGGagtcttgaatccagcttgtgcccCTGAGATGAGACGCCTCATAGCACAAATTGTAGGAAGTGATCCAGACTTCTATAGTGAGGCAATACtgggaaaaacaaatgaagagtACTGTGACTGGATCAAAAGGGATGATACTTGGGGCGGAGCCATTGAGATATCCATTTTGTCTAAATTTTACCAATGTGAAATATGTGTAGTGGATACACAGACTGTACGAATTGACCGTTTTGGGGAAGATGCAGGATATACCAAAAGGGTCCTTCTCATTTACGATGGCATCCACTATGATCCACTTCAGCGTGTCTTCCCTGACCCAGACACCCCTCCTCTGACTATTTTCTCCTCTTATGATGATATTGTTCTTGTGCAAGCACTGGAATTAGCAGATGAAGCTAGAAAGAAGAGACAGTTTACTGATGTAAACCGCTTCACCCTGAGATGCATGGTATGTCAGAAGGGATTAACTGGACAAGCAGAAGCAAGGGACCATGCCAAGGAGACAGGCCATACCAACTTCGGAGAAGTGTGATCCATGCATGATGAGGATTGAAGCCTACTACCTCACAGATCCAGAAGGCTCTGGGTTTTCCAATAAGCTATTTGTTACCCTTAAGAACAAAAGAACACAATGCTTGAACCATCCTTTTAACCTTAAACCACTAAGACACTGAATTCCTTGTTAAGATTAAAATTAGTGTGCAAGTTTACAGATGTGTGTCTACAGCGGTGATACAGCCCTCCTCCTGCTTGGGTGACAGCATAGGTAGTCCTTGCTACCTACTGACACTGACCTGAAGATTGAGTTTTAGTATTATAAACTAGCACCCAGCAGCATTAACTTGTAGAAGAAAACAACTTCCTATTTAGGGTAATGCGGAAGGCTTCAGGTGAGGCCACTGGACATAAACCACAGTGTCTCCAGTAATTGGGTCTTTTTAGAAACTCTGAGTGGATTAATAGTTTCTATGTTATGAATTGATTCCTCAAATGAAGATACTCAGAATTGTTAAAACTGATTTCATATCGCAATTTGGTAGACTTTATAAATGTGTACTTCACCAGTTGTTATAAGTAGATAACATGCAATTTTTACAGAGATGAGTCTACTCCTTGAGAATATTACCTAAAATCAAGAACTTATATGCTCAGTTAAGAATTTCTAGTATATAAAAGAGAATGTACAAGGGAAGAGGTGCCTGAGCAGCTTACTGAAGCTTTAAAAGACCATGGGCCTCATGTTTTAATGCAACtcatttattcatctgtcaaGTTGGATAAAACGTTAAAAttaagcaggatttttttttttaattgaacttccTTGAAACTTGAGTGCtcaatttttgcctttttaactAAAGATTTGTTTGGAGGGATTTAATTTCCTCAGCTTTTTGTTAAGAGCATTTCCTCCAAGTCCTAAAATAACTTTTCATCTAAAATAATAACAGCATGCTTTCATTTGGTTTTTGAGAGATCTTTTGCTTACCTAAACAGTATTTGTTTTCATGCTAGCTGTGTCAAACCACTCTTAAATGATTTCATGTTTCTGAAAATTAATACTTTGTTTATTCACCATCTTTTACGTTGACTTTTGCAGAGTTTTAAAGTAACTGGGATAATAACATTGAATGAATTTGTTTCACTTACAAAATATGCCAGTTTTTAAATCTTTGCCTTATTCAGCCTTCTCAGAATTCTGCTTCTTACTAGTATTAGATCTGTAGCCATTTGCTTGGT includes:
- the YOD1 gene encoding ubiquitin thioesterase OTU1 isoform X1, with protein sequence MFTPAKGGHFGVHPAAGCPGGVCQPAAGTKAGPTGVCPVGGRTNAMWRLRCKAKEGTHVLQGLSSRTRVRELQGQIAAITGISPGCQRILVGYPPECLDLSNGDTILGDLPIQSGDMLIVEEDQSRPKTSPTFTKYGAPSYVRETLPVLTRMAVPADNSCLFTSVYYVVEGGVLNPACAPEMRRLIAQIVGSDPDFYSEAILGKTNEEYCDWIKRDDTWGGAIEISILSKFYQCEICVVDTQTVRIDRFGEDAGYTKRVLLIYDGIHYDPLQRVFPDPDTPPLTIFSSYDDIVLVQALELADEARKKRQFTDVNRFTLRCMVCQKGLTGQAEARDHAKETGHTNFGEV
- the YOD1 gene encoding ubiquitin thioesterase OTU1 isoform X2; translated protein: MLCFHIIYSEAETFTVLGLSSRTRVRELQGQIAAITGISPGCQRILVGYPPECLDLSNGDTILGDLPIQSGDMLIVEEDQSRPKTSPTFTKYGAPSYVRETLPVLTRMAVPADNSCLFTSVYYVVEGGVLNPACAPEMRRLIAQIVGSDPDFYSEAILGKTNEEYCDWIKRDDTWGGAIEISILSKFYQCEICVVDTQTVRIDRFGEDAGYTKRVLLIYDGIHYDPLQRVFPDPDTPPLTIFSSYDDIVLVQALELADEARKKRQFTDVNRFTLRCMVCQKGLTGQAEARDHAKETGHTNFGEV